From the genome of Pseudonocardia sp. EC080619-01:
AGCGCCGCGACGGCGGTGTCGCCGTTCGAGCGGGGCAGCGAGAAGGTGATGTCGGTCTTCTTGTCGGAGACGTTGGAGATGTTCTGCAGGACCATGTCGATGTTGATCTCCGCGTCCGCGACCGTGCGGAAGATCTTCGCCGCCATGCCGGGGGTGTCCGGCACACCGGTGACCGTGATCTTGCCCTCGGACCGGTCGTGCGCGACGCCGGTGATGATCGGGTTCTCCAACGGAATCTCCTCGATCGAGCCGGAGACCAGCGTGCCCGGCTTGTCGTTGTAGGAACTGCGCACCCGCAGCGGGACGCCGTAGCGGCGGGCGTACTCGACCGCCCGCAGGTGCAGGACCTTCGCCCCGGACGCGGCGAGCTCGAGCATCTCCTCGTAGGTCACCGTCTCCAGCAGGCTGGCCTTCGGGACGATCCGCGGGTCGGCGGAGAACACGCCGTCCACGTCCGAGTAGATCTCGCAGACGTCGGCGTTCAGCGCCGCGGCGAGGGCGACGGCGGTCGTGTCCGACCCGCCGCGGCCGAGCGTGGTGATGTCCTTCGAGTCCGCGCTCATCCCCTGGAAGCCGGCGACGAGGACGATGTGCCCCTCGTCCAGCGCCTCGCGCAGCCGGTACGGGTTCACCTCGGTGATCCGCGCGTCGCCGTGCTTCGAGGTGGTGAGCATGCCGGCCTGGGAGCCGGTGAACGAGCGGGCCTCGGCCCCGAGCGAGTGGATCGCCATCGCCACGAGGGCGTTCGAGATCCGCTCACCGGCGGTGAGGAGCATGTCCATCTCGCGGGCCGGGGGCTTGGGTGAGATCTGCTCGGCGAGATCGGTCAGTTCGTCCGTGGTGTCCCCCATGGCGGACACGACGACGACGACGTCATGGCCCTCCTTGCGGGTACGGACGATGCGCTCCGCGACCTTCTTGATGCGTTCCGCGCTCTCGACCGACGAACCGCCGTACTTCTGCACGACGAGGGCCACGCCGACCTCCTGTCCTGGCTCCGGGGTCCGGAGCCGTCGGGTGCTCTCTCTGGGCCGCGGGAACGCGTGGGGACACACCCGCGGCGCTGGTCGGAACGGCACACTACCGGCGGGGGGCACCCGATTTCAGGCTCTGGCCCGACCTCGATGACGCAGCCCACACGGGCGGGCCTTCGCGGCCCCGATCGGGTATCCCGCGCCGCGCGCGGCCCCGCGGGTACATGCGGTCAGGCAGCAGCCCGCCGCCGGTG
Proteins encoded in this window:
- a CDS encoding aspartate kinase, with amino-acid sequence MALVVQKYGGSSVESAERIKKVAERIVRTRKEGHDVVVVVSAMGDTTDELTDLAEQISPKPPAREMDMLLTAGERISNALVAMAIHSLGAEARSFTGSQAGMLTTSKHGDARITEVNPYRLREALDEGHIVLVAGFQGMSADSKDITTLGRGGSDTTAVALAAALNADVCEIYSDVDGVFSADPRIVPKASLLETVTYEEMLELAASGAKVLHLRAVEYARRYGVPLRVRSSYNDKPGTLVSGSIEEIPLENPIITGVAHDRSEGKITVTGVPDTPGMAAKIFRTVADAEINIDMVLQNISNVSDKKTDITFSLPRSNGDTAVAALERAKSEIGFSEIIYDNDIGKVSLVGAGMRNHPGVTAKFCEALSDAGINIETMNTSEIRISVICRSDQLDDAVQALHEAFELGAEDDAVVAAGTGR